The following nucleotide sequence is from Microbacterium arborescens.
CCTCCGCGGACTGCAGGCCGTATGCCTCGGGATTGCTGGTCGCAGCGAGAACGAAGACGCCCTTGCCGGCACGCGCGGCGCCGGCGATCGCGCCGCGGAGAGAGCCGGGACCGAGGTACGGACTCACCGTCACGGCATCCGCCTCCAGCGGCGCGCCCGGCTCGAGCCACGCCGCGGCGTAGCCGTCCATCGTGCTGCCGATGTCTCCGCGCTTCGCATCCGCGATCACGATGAGCCCCGCGTCACGTGCTGCAGCCTGCACCTCTTCGAGGGCGGCGAAGCCGGCCGATCCGTATCGCTCGAAGAACGCGACCTGCGGTTTGACGACCCCGACACGGCCGCGCGCGGCATCGACCACGCGCATGCCGAACTCGCGCACGCCCGCGGCTGAGGCCGGAAGGCCCCAGTCCGCGAGCAGTGCCGCGTGCGGGTCGATGCCGACGCAGAGCGGCCCGTATGTCTCGAGCGCGCCGGACAGACGCTCCCCGAATGCGGTCACCGGCGCCCTGCCCGTTCGAGGGCGTAGTCCTGCAGGCTCTTCACCTGGAAGCCCTCGCGGAGGACGGGCAGCGCGCTGACGGCGGCACCGAGGACGGCCATCGTGGTGAACAGGGCGCGGTCGCCGGCGACGGCAGCGGCTCGGATCTCGTAACCGTCGGCGCGAGCGACACCGCCCGACGGCGTGTTCACGACCATGTCGATCTCACCGGCGTTGATCAGGTCGACGACGTTGCGCTCACCCGAGGCCTGCGTCTCGGAGTACTTGCCCACGACCTCGACGCGGATGCCGTTGCGGGCCAGGATCTCCGCGGTGCCCTCCGTCGCGACCAGCCGGAACCCGAGCTCCTGCAGCCGGTGGGCGGGGAGGATGACAGCCCGCTTGTCGTCGTCGGCCACGGAGAGGAACACCGTCCCCGAAGTCGGCATCCCGCCGTAGGCGGCCGCCTGGCTC
It contains:
- the pyrF gene encoding orotidine-5'-phosphate decarboxylase; its protein translation is MTAFGERLSGALETYGPLCVGIDPHAALLADWGLPASAAGVREFGMRVVDAARGRVGVVKPQVAFFERYGSAGFAALEEVQAAARDAGLIVIADAKRGDIGSTMDGYAAAWLEPGAPLEADAVTVSPYLGPGSLRGAIAGAARAGKGVFVLAATSNPEAYGLQSAEVTAVDARRGQTVADWVASGVGWANRSAADAGTLGHVGLVVGATVDRGELGLADESLRGAPILAPGFGAQGVALGDLRSVFGAHAGQVIASASRSVLTAGPDGIVGAIDAHRRELAEAEEETRG